GGAACTCGGCCAGGGCCTTCGACAGCTCCGTCTTACCGACACCGGACGGGCCGGCGAAGATGAACGAACCACCGGGACGCTTCGGGTCCTTGAGGCCCGCACGCGTACGACGGATCGCCTTCGAGAGCGCCTTGACGGCGTCCTTCTGGCCGATGACCCGCTTGTGGAGCTCGTCCTCCATGCGCAGCAGACGCGACGACTCCTCCTCGGTCAGCTTGAAAACCGGGATGCCGGTGGCGGTCGCGAGGACCTCGGCGATCAGCTCGCCGTCGACCTCGGCGACGACGTCCATGTCGCCGGCCTTCCACTCCTTCTCGCGCTTGGCCTTCGCGGCGAGGAGCTGCTTCTCCTTGTCGCGGAGAGAGGCCGCCTTCTCGAAGTCCTGCGAGTCGATCGCGGACTCCTTGTCCCGGCGGACACCGGCGATCTTCTCGTCGAACTCGCGGAGGTCCGGCGGCGCGGTCATCCGGCGGATGCGCATCCGGGAGCCCGCCTCGTCGATCAGGTCGATCGCCTTGTCGGGGAGGAAGCGGTCCGAGATGTACCGGTCGGCCAGGGTCGCGGCCTGGACGAGGGCCTCGTCCGTGATGGACACACGGTGGTGGGCCTCGTAGCGGTCGCGCAGACCCTTGAGGATCTCGATCGTGTGGGGGAGGGAAGGCTCCGCCACCTGGATCGGCTGGAAGCGGCGCTCAAGGGCCGCGTCCTTCTCAAGGTGCTTGCGGTACTCGTCCAGAGTCGTCGCACCGATGGTCTGGAGCTCACCGCGGGCCAGCATCGGCTTCAGGATGGAAGCCGCGTCGATGGCGCCCTCGGCGGCACCCGCACCGACGAGCGTGTGCAGCTCGTCGATGAACAGGATGATGTCGCCGCGGGTGCGGATCTCCTTGAGCACCTTCTTCAGGCGCTCCTCGAAGTCACCGCGGTAGCGGGAGCCGGCGACCAGCGCGCCGAGGTCGAGGGTGTAGAGGTGCTTGTCCTTGAGGGTCTCGGGCACCTCGCCCTTGACGATGGCCTGGGCGAGACCCTCGACGACGGCGGTCTTGCCGACGCCGGGCTCACCGATCAGGACCGGGTTGTTCTTGGTACGGCGGGACAGCACCTGCATGACCCGCTCGATCTCCTTCTCGCGCCCGATGACCGGGTCGAGCTTGGACTCACGAGCGGCCTGGGTGAGGTTCCGGCCGAACTGGTCGAGGACCAGGGACGTCGAGGGGGTGCCCTCGGCAGGCCCGCCGGCGGTGGCGGTCTCCTTGCCCTGGTAACCGGAGAGCAGCTGGATGACCTGCTGCCGCACCCGGTTGAGATCTGCGCCCAGCTTGACCAGGACCTGGGCGGCGACGCCCTCGCCCTCACGGATCAGGCCGAGCAGGATGTGCTCCGTGCCGATGTAGTTGTGGCCCAGCTGAAGGGCCTCGCGGAGCGACAGCTCCAGGACCTTCTTGGCACGGGGGGTGAAGGGGATGTGCCCGGACGGGGCCTGCTGGCCCTGGCCGATGATCTCCTCCACCTGCTGGCGGACCGCCTCGAGCGAAATCCCGAGGCTCTCAAGGGCCTTGGCGGCGACACCCTCACCCTCGTGGATCAGGCCCAGGAGGATGTGCTCGGTGCCGATGTAGTTGTGGTTGAGCATCCGGGCTTCTTCCTGAGCCAGGACGACAACCCGCCGCGCGCGGTCGGTGAACCTCTCGAACATCGTTAATCGCTCCTCAGAGCGGTCAGGCAGTGGGGGGAACTTCCCCTCCCTGTCCTTCCGCAGCTTAGTCCCGCAAGCGGGGACCGCTCATTCCAACTGCCGACACCGTCCTTGGCCTCCTGACCCCGAACGCCGACATCTGCTCCAACCTGATGGTGCGAGACGATGTTCCCGCAGGCCAGACAGTTACCCCTACCTTCAGTACGCCGATGGCGAACGTGAGACGGCCTGTCCTGCGTGTCGCCCCCTCCCACTAGGGATGTCTTACCCGCTGGGACTGACACTCCATGCGGCGCGCCCCCGTTCCCTCCGCTATGGGCGAACAACGTTGCGCTTCCCCGCACCCCCGGAAGCCCCCTTTTTGGCGACGCTGCGCATTCGCCGGAACACCCAGCGTAACTCGCACGCTTCTCGGACGGTTGCACTTGTCATGGTTGGCACTCTCCCCCCTGCCACTGCCCCGGTCACCCCCTCTCCCCCGTCGGCCACCACCGTCCCGCTCCCCCGTCGGCCGCTCGACGCGAGCGATCAGGTCCGCCGGTGGTACGAGAACGAACTGGGGTGGCCGACGGTGCCCGACACCCCGGGAACTCCGGTACGACTTTCCGTGGGGCCCCGCTTCGACGTCCTGGACGTCCCGGCCGAGGCGGGTCTCACCGCGCTGCGCCACCTGGCGCCGGGCTCCCCGGTGGCCGTACGGGGCGGCCGGATGCTGATCCTGCTGGCCGCGGGCAGCGCGGACGAGGTGCCGGGGATCCTGGACTGGCTGGAATGGGGTTCGCTGCCGCTCGATCTGAGGATGATCGGAGAGGGCGGCGTCATGGACGCCCCGCTGCCTCCCGAGCCGGCTTCGGCCCTGCCGACCGCACCGCTGCCCCCTGGAGCAGGCTCACGCCCGCCGGCGGTACGACCGCCCTACGGGGACAGCCCGCGCCGCCCGGATGCGCCGTCGTCGCCCGGAGCCCCGCAGCGCTCCTCCGCGCCGGGGGCCGCCGAAGCCGTACGGCTTCCGCTCGTGCCCC
This DNA window, taken from Streptomyces sp. NBC_00663, encodes the following:
- a CDS encoding SCO3374 family protein, translated to MGWPTVPDTPGTPVRLSVGPRFDVLDVPAEAGLTALRHLAPGSPVAVRGGRMLILLAAGSADEVPGILDWLEWGSLPLDLRMIGEGGVMDAPLPPEPASALPTAPLPPGAGSRPPAVRPPYGDSPRRPDAPSSPGAPQRSSAPGAAEAVRLPLVPRPTPPGVIDATVFDPAVNAAAFTPAAFNPAALSPAGFDPAVPGSPSEPDSAGPRPLPRGASGALQGAAVWLRPPEAGCEVEASLPTLSALGGGGGAPDLVRVLDTVATQCHRLRLRACAQPPAFS
- a CDS encoding ATP-dependent Clp protease ATP-binding subunit, whose protein sequence is MFERFTDRARRVVVLAQEEARMLNHNYIGTEHILLGLIHEGEGVAAKALESLGISLEAVRQQVEEIIGQGQQAPSGHIPFTPRAKKVLELSLREALQLGHNYIGTEHILLGLIREGEGVAAQVLVKLGADLNRVRQQVIQLLSGYQGKETATAGGPAEGTPSTSLVLDQFGRNLTQAARESKLDPVIGREKEIERVMQVLSRRTKNNPVLIGEPGVGKTAVVEGLAQAIVKGEVPETLKDKHLYTLDLGALVAGSRYRGDFEERLKKVLKEIRTRGDIILFIDELHTLVGAGAAEGAIDAASILKPMLARGELQTIGATTLDEYRKHLEKDAALERRFQPIQVAEPSLPHTIEILKGLRDRYEAHHRVSITDEALVQAATLADRYISDRFLPDKAIDLIDEAGSRMRIRRMTAPPDLREFDEKIAGVRRDKESAIDSQDFEKAASLRDKEKQLLAAKAKREKEWKAGDMDVVAEVDGELIAEVLATATGIPVFKLTEEESSRLLRMEDELHKRVIGQKDAVKALSKAIRRTRAGLKDPKRPGGSFIFAGPSGVGKTELSKALAEFLFGDEDALISLDMSEFSEKHTVSRLFGSPPGYVGYEEGGQLTEKVRRKPFSVVLFDEVEKAHPDIFNSLLQILEDGRLTDSQGRVVDFKNTVIIMTTNLGTRDISKGFNLGFAATGDTKSNYERMKNKVSDELKQHFRPEFLNRVDDVVVFPQLTQADILAIVDLMVGKVDERLKDRDMGIELSPSAKELLSRKGYDPVLGARPLRRTIQREIEDTLSEKILFGELRPGHIVVVDTEGEGETQTFTFRGEEKSALPDVPPIEQAAGGAGPNLSKDA